The Mesorhizobium sp. B1-1-8 genome contains a region encoding:
- a CDS encoding PRC-barrel domain containing protein: MDHTNHVRLTNAELTPDILEGATIYGPRDEKIGSVDHLHGSQVVIDVGGFLGLGAKPVAVAASQLDFMRDEDGDVHAVTSWTKDQLKAMPEHRD; this comes from the coding sequence ATGGATCACACCAACCACGTCCGGCTGACCAATGCTGAGCTGACCCCCGACATCCTCGAAGGCGCCACGATCTATGGGCCTCGGGACGAGAAGATCGGTTCGGTCGATCACCTGCATGGCAGCCAAGTCGTCATCGATGTCGGCGGCTTCCTCGGCCTCGGCGCCAAGCCGGTGGCCGTCGCCGCGAGCCAGCTCGATTTCATGCGCGACGAGGACGGCGACGTCCACGCCGTCACCAGCTGGACCAAGGACCAACTGAAAGCCATGCCCGAGCACCGCGACTGA
- a CDS encoding FecR domain-containing protein: MSVRGRYFRSLVAAVFAGVFWVDAALAQSGEAGCRFEPVEGRQILRCQQGLTIIVEGGASFTLEDRDRNGNADAVRLRRKALLIEAPAGGVQGGFVVVTPQAIAAVRGTKWAIDAGQGKTSVFVIRGRVAVQRPVSSAGVVLAPGEGVDVERGTGALTVKRWPAKRVSALMARFGQ; encoded by the coding sequence ATGAGCGTAAGGGGACGATATTTCCGCAGCCTGGTGGCTGCCGTCTTTGCCGGGGTCTTCTGGGTGGATGCCGCCCTGGCGCAGTCGGGCGAGGCAGGCTGCAGGTTCGAGCCGGTCGAAGGCCGACAGATCCTGAGATGCCAGCAAGGCCTTACCATCATCGTCGAAGGCGGCGCCAGCTTCACGCTGGAGGACCGCGACCGCAACGGCAATGCGGACGCGGTGAGATTGCGGCGCAAGGCGCTGCTGATCGAGGCGCCCGCTGGCGGGGTCCAAGGCGGCTTCGTGGTCGTCACGCCGCAGGCGATCGCCGCGGTGCGGGGGACAAAATGGGCGATCGACGCCGGCCAGGGCAAAACGTCGGTTTTCGTGATCAGAGGCCGCGTCGCCGTGCAAAGGCCGGTGTCGTCTGCCGGCGTCGTGCTTGCGCCGGGCGAAGGCGTCGACGTGGAAAGAGGAACAGGGGCACTGACCGTCAAGCGCTGGCCGGCCAAGCGCGTTTCGGCACTGATGGCCCGTTTCGGCCAGTGA
- a CDS encoding CHASE2 domain-containing protein: MSRRSLPTLIALVLAGLWGAGLGLAHWRGNLSFLDRVEATMTDLRTLARGTQTPPDLITIVAIDDETVQDEGSYPLSRATLARLVDKIASFRPKAVALDVLLVDPMAKDSDAALARSLSRSASVIAAAAVYRGGSQSVVAEGEGPLTRVPDAERFLWPLKPFSDAAAVGVVNVITDRTGTPRFVPLLFRSADRLEAAFSLRVAATAARQDPEFAPDRLSLGGRSIRTDIGSILPLTFYGPRGTIRTISAATVLRGQLDPGIIRDRIVVVGATATGTGDVFPTPFDPVLPGVEVMSTAIAHLTAGDAIVRDRHVRLADACLAVVLPMILVGLLAWRRNAIGLAAIVGVVLVWSAVNMTAFSHHIWLSAALPMAAAVPPALLFGAAQLWLGRSRAQYFATQSELLQRVQAPGLEAWLAKHSDFLLEPVRADAAVIFIDLSRFTGLSETLGPDATRDILNSFHVLVDEEVTGCGGIVTSFMGDGAMIVFGLPEPAVDDAFNAARCCVGLSSRTNGWLASLPAAAASRLGFKIGAHYGTIVASRLGGEGRQHITAIGDTVNVASRLMAIAADRNVEVAVSDKMLQVAGRDCALFKSGALKGPAETHIRGRSGSLTIWLWRSE, encoded by the coding sequence TTGAGCCGGCGATCGCTACCGACGCTGATTGCGCTCGTTCTGGCGGGTCTCTGGGGCGCCGGCCTGGGCTTGGCGCATTGGCGCGGCAATCTGTCGTTTCTGGATCGCGTCGAAGCGACGATGACCGATCTTCGAACACTGGCTCGAGGAACGCAAACGCCGCCGGATTTGATCACCATCGTCGCTATAGACGACGAAACGGTGCAAGACGAGGGCAGCTATCCCCTCAGCCGCGCCACCCTTGCGCGGCTTGTCGACAAGATTGCGAGCTTTCGTCCGAAAGCCGTTGCGCTCGACGTGCTGCTGGTCGATCCCATGGCCAAGGACAGCGACGCCGCACTCGCACGTTCGCTCAGCAGAAGTGCAAGCGTCATCGCCGCCGCGGCCGTCTACCGCGGAGGCAGCCAATCGGTCGTTGCCGAAGGCGAAGGCCCCCTGACCCGCGTGCCGGACGCCGAGCGGTTCCTGTGGCCGCTCAAACCGTTCTCGGATGCCGCCGCCGTCGGCGTCGTCAATGTGATCACCGACCGCACTGGAACGCCTCGGTTCGTGCCGTTGCTGTTTCGCTCCGCAGACCGGCTGGAAGCGGCTTTCTCGCTGCGCGTTGCCGCCACGGCAGCGAGGCAGGATCCGGAATTTGCGCCCGATCGCCTGTCACTGGGCGGTCGCTCGATCCGGACCGACATCGGCAGCATCCTGCCCCTGACATTTTATGGCCCGCGCGGCACCATCCGCACGATCAGCGCCGCGACGGTACTGCGCGGCCAGCTCGATCCGGGCATCATCCGGGACCGGATTGTCGTTGTCGGGGCGACCGCGACCGGCACCGGCGACGTCTTCCCGACACCGTTCGATCCCGTGCTGCCGGGCGTGGAAGTCATGTCGACGGCGATCGCCCACCTGACAGCCGGCGACGCAATCGTGCGGGATCGGCACGTTCGCCTCGCGGATGCCTGCCTTGCCGTGGTGCTGCCGATGATCCTCGTCGGCTTGCTGGCATGGCGGCGAAACGCCATCGGCCTCGCCGCGATCGTCGGCGTGGTGCTGGTCTGGTCAGCGGTCAACATGACAGCTTTCTCGCATCATATCTGGCTGAGCGCCGCACTGCCGATGGCCGCCGCCGTTCCGCCGGCGCTTCTGTTCGGGGCCGCGCAGCTTTGGCTGGGCCGGAGCCGAGCCCAATATTTCGCCACGCAAAGCGAATTGCTTCAACGCGTTCAAGCCCCGGGCCTGGAGGCGTGGCTGGCCAAGCACAGCGATTTCCTGCTGGAACCTGTGCGGGCAGACGCCGCCGTCATCTTCATCGACCTGTCCCGCTTCACCGGGCTGAGCGAAACATTGGGACCCGACGCCACACGCGACATCTTGAACAGTTTTCATGTGCTGGTGGACGAAGAAGTGACAGGTTGCGGCGGTATCGTCACCAGTTTCATGGGTGACGGCGCCATGATCGTGTTCGGTCTGCCGGAGCCAGCGGTGGATGACGCCTTCAATGCCGCCCGCTGTTGCGTCGGACTGTCCAGCCGCACCAACGGCTGGCTCGCCTCGTTGCCTGCAGCGGCCGCATCCCGGCTCGGCTTCAAGATCGGAGCGCATTATGGGACGATCGTGGCATCGAGGCTCGGCGGCGAAGGCCGGCAGCACATCACGGCCATAGGCGACACGGTCAACGTCGCCAGCCGCTTGATGGCGATCGCAGCCGACCGCAATGTTGAAGTCGCGGTCAGCGACAAGATGCTGCAAGTCGCCGGCCGCGACTGCGCGCTGTTCAAATCCGGTGCGCTGAAAGGGCCCGCGGAAACACATATCCGCGGGCGATCCGGCTCGCTGACAATCTGGCTCTGGCGGAGCGAGTAG
- a CDS encoding DUF2934 domain-containing protein — protein sequence MGDERHDKIEQRAYEIWQREGGRDGDHERHWHQAEMEIDREAALPLTAGDAMPETREIAGSDVLTVEDLAMRTGISGDEAQELIDRLGNDRAAIEQAARSLKARQRI from the coding sequence ATGGGCGACGAACGGCACGACAAAATCGAGCAGCGTGCATATGAGATCTGGCAGCGCGAAGGCGGCCGGGATGGCGACCACGAGCGGCACTGGCACCAGGCGGAGATGGAGATCGACCGCGAGGCGGCGCTGCCGCTGACGGCGGGCGATGCCATGCCTGAGACCCGCGAGATCGCGGGTTCGGACGTGCTCACGGTCGAGGATCTCGCGATGCGCACCGGTATATCGGGCGACGAGGCGCAGGAGCTGATCGACAGGCTGGGCAACGACCGCGCCGCGATCGAGCAGGCAGCGCGCAGTCTCAAGGCGAGACAGCGAATTTAG
- a CDS encoding BA14K family protein — protein MKALLGLVGGFVLTLAVFACGLAFATWLLAAKPVRQATPAIGVSELWTKDAQRVDPATQNLQRIPARQASAAASAGANAAGDAGLNTAAEGVVATAQAAAPQAAQAAPSQSGEAGAASAAQPAPENATSAELPAAHVEWCASRYRSYRPEENSYRSYSGEIRPCISPYFDAGADRTASTGARQAADQAETESYTTTVDGYATTYGGPLAVPEEQASADGSRLSADHVGSCFSRYRSYRQEDNTYQPYDGGPRRQCE, from the coding sequence GTGAAAGCGTTGTTGGGACTTGTCGGCGGCTTCGTGCTGACCCTTGCAGTTTTTGCCTGCGGACTGGCCTTTGCCACCTGGCTGCTTGCCGCAAAGCCGGTGCGCCAGGCAACGCCTGCCATCGGCGTTTCCGAACTTTGGACGAAGGACGCTCAGCGGGTGGACCCGGCGACACAGAATCTCCAGCGTATCCCGGCCCGGCAGGCGTCGGCCGCTGCTTCTGCCGGCGCGAATGCTGCTGGGGACGCCGGCTTGAACACCGCCGCCGAGGGCGTCGTCGCCACGGCGCAAGCTGCCGCCCCGCAGGCAGCGCAGGCTGCGCCTTCCCAGTCTGGCGAGGCCGGTGCGGCCTCGGCGGCCCAGCCTGCGCCGGAAAACGCGACCTCGGCCGAACTGCCCGCCGCCCATGTCGAATGGTGCGCGAGCCGCTACCGCAGCTACCGGCCGGAAGAAAACAGCTACCGCTCCTATAGCGGCGAAATACGCCCCTGCATCTCGCCCTATTTCGACGCTGGTGCAGACCGCACCGCGTCGACCGGCGCGCGCCAGGCCGCCGATCAGGCCGAAACGGAAAGCTACACCACCACGGTGGACGGCTATGCGACGACTTATGGCGGGCCGTTGGCCGTGCCGGAGGAACAGGCTTCGGCCGATGGCTCCCGGCTTTCCGCCGACCACGTCGGCTCCTGCTTCAGCCGCTACCGCTCCTACCGGCAGGAAGACAACACCTACCAGCCCTATGACGGCGGCCCCCGCCGCCAGTGCGAGTAG
- a CDS encoding KamA family radical SAM protein: protein MTTHLQQPATPAPDTAWQDDIRAGVRHVRDLASLPLSAAERAAAEQAAANHKVRIPKPYLDLIDWNDPQDPIRAQVIPSPDELTVTEGELDDPIGDHAYSPVPRLTHRHADRVLLFPTYHCAVYCRFCFRKESLTAIGRGYTSEALEPAFAYIAAHPGIREVILTGGDPLSLPDKALGEIRARIEAIAHVRLLRIHTRVPVALPSRVTAGLIGALQGRLMVTVVTHFNHPREITPAAEAACRTLRQAGFVLLNQSVLLKGINDNVEVLEELCRELMYRLGAKPYYLHHGDLARGMAHRRTTIAEGQALVAALRARLSGICNPTYVIDLPDGGGKVPLGPCHVEGREGETWRIRAQDGKVRTYIEVVADF from the coding sequence ATGACCACACATCTCCAACAACCCGCCACGCCGGCTCCCGACACCGCCTGGCAGGACGACATCCGCGCCGGCGTCCGCCACGTCCGCGATCTCGCTTCGCTGCCGCTCTCGGCTGCCGAACGCGCCGCGGCTGAGCAGGCCGCCGCCAACCACAAGGTTCGCATCCCCAAACCCTATCTCGACCTGATCGACTGGAACGATCCGCAAGATCCGATCCGCGCCCAGGTCATCCCGTCGCCGGACGAACTCACCGTTACCGAGGGCGAGCTCGACGATCCGATCGGCGACCACGCCTACAGCCCGGTGCCGAGGCTGACGCATCGCCATGCCGACCGGGTACTGCTGTTCCCGACCTATCATTGCGCGGTCTATTGCCGCTTCTGCTTCAGAAAAGAATCGCTGACCGCGATCGGTCGTGGCTACACAAGCGAAGCGCTCGAGCCGGCCTTCGCCTATATCGCCGCGCATCCCGGGATACGCGAGGTGATCCTGACCGGCGGCGACCCGCTGTCGCTGCCCGACAAGGCGCTCGGCGAAATCCGCGCGCGCATCGAGGCGATCGCGCATGTGCGGCTGTTGCGCATCCACACCCGCGTGCCGGTGGCGTTGCCCTCACGCGTTACAGCGGGCCTGATCGGCGCATTGCAGGGCCGGCTGATGGTCACGGTGGTCACCCACTTCAACCACCCGCGCGAGATTACGCCAGCCGCCGAGGCGGCCTGCCGGACGCTGCGGCAGGCGGGATTCGTGCTCCTCAACCAGAGTGTTTTGCTCAAGGGCATCAACGACAATGTCGAGGTGCTTGAGGAGCTTTGCCGCGAGCTGATGTATAGGCTCGGCGCAAAACCCTATTACCTTCACCATGGCGACCTCGCGCGCGGCATGGCGCATCGCCGCACCACCATCGCCGAAGGCCAGGCGCTCGTCGCGGCGCTCAGGGCGCGGCTCTCCGGCATCTGCAACCCGACCTACGTCATCGACCTCCCCGACGGCGGCGGCAAGGTTCCGCTCGGGCCCTGCCATGTCGAGGGCCGCGAAGGCGAGACGTGGCGCATCCGTGCGCAGGATGGAAAGGTGAGGACGTATATCGAGGTGGTGGCCGACTTCTGA
- a CDS encoding VOC family protein has product MNALKKIRNIDYTIIFARDMRRMRRFYEGVMNFPVHSSLGEGWIAYQVGSCLLALTERGVMFDDAPPPQGALSLQLAFRVAPAEVDECAQALREHGVAIEKEPTDQPWGHRTLFFRDPDGNVLEIYADI; this is encoded by the coding sequence ATGAACGCGCTGAAAAAGATCAGGAATATCGACTACACCATCATCTTCGCCCGCGACATGCGGCGAATGCGGCGCTTCTATGAAGGCGTCATGAACTTTCCCGTCCATTCGAGCCTGGGCGAAGGCTGGATCGCCTACCAGGTCGGCTCCTGCCTTTTGGCGCTGACCGAGCGTGGCGTGATGTTCGACGATGCGCCGCCACCGCAAGGCGCGCTATCGCTGCAACTGGCCTTCCGTGTCGCGCCGGCCGAGGTCGACGAATGCGCCCAGGCGTTGCGCGAGCACGGCGTCGCCATCGAGAAGGAGCCGACCGATCAGCCCTGGGGCCATCGCACGCTTTTCTTCCGCGATCCTGATGGGAATGTGCTGGAGATTTACGCAGATATTTAG
- a CDS encoding helix-turn-helix transcriptional regulator has protein sequence MLERATADAERRKELGRFLRAMRERVAPAKHGLSTGTRRRAAGLLREEVALLAGISATWYTWLEQGREANPSAQVLKALADALMLLPVEREHLFKLAKPEWLPAPRESPSPDPRIASLLTALCPNPAYALDRIWDFVAWNDPAAALFGGFDPDDPARRNLLWRLFLDPAWRALFADWELVARSAIAQFRAATVAYAAAADVRAVLDPLKALSPDFARQWAEMRVEEAPIWSKALVGPSGEVTTYDYFMLTPAGAGKEMTISFYRRASERKSDLAFKLPPRFVC, from the coding sequence ATGCTGGAACGGGCGACGGCCGACGCGGAAAGACGCAAGGAACTCGGCCGCTTCCTGCGCGCCATGCGCGAGCGGGTCGCGCCAGCGAAGCATGGCCTCAGCACCGGCACGCGCAGGCGCGCCGCAGGCCTGCTGCGCGAGGAGGTGGCGCTGCTCGCCGGCATCAGCGCCACCTGGTACACCTGGCTCGAACAGGGACGCGAGGCCAACCCGTCCGCGCAGGTGCTCAAGGCGCTGGCCGATGCGCTGATGCTGCTGCCGGTCGAGCGCGAGCATCTGTTCAAGCTGGCGAAGCCGGAATGGCTGCCGGCGCCACGCGAAAGCCCCTCGCCCGATCCGCGCATTGCCAGCCTGCTTACAGCACTCTGCCCGAACCCGGCCTATGCACTCGACCGCATTTGGGATTTCGTCGCCTGGAATGATCCAGCCGCGGCGCTGTTCGGCGGCTTCGACCCGGACGATCCGGCCAGGCGCAACCTTCTCTGGCGGCTGTTCCTCGATCCTGCCTGGCGGGCGCTGTTCGCCGACTGGGAGCTGGTGGCGCGCTCGGCGATCGCGCAGTTCCGCGCCGCGACGGTGGCTTACGCTGCTGCCGCCGACGTCCGCGCCGTGCTCGATCCACTCAAGGCGCTCAGCCCGGACTTTGCGCGGCAGTGGGCCGAGATGCGCGTGGAAGAGGCACCGATCTGGTCGAAGGCGCTGGTCGGTCCGTCGGGCGAGGTCACCACCTACGATTATTTCATGCTGACGCCGGCGGGTGCAGGCAAGGAGATGACGATCAGCTTTTACCGGAGGGCGAGCGAGCGTAAGTCTGATCTTGCTTTCAAACTTCCGCCGCGCTTTGTCTGCTAG
- a CDS encoding ABC-F family ATP-binding cassette domain-containing protein — protein MIRLENIGKQNGRQIVFIEASAALQKGEKVGLVGPNGAGKTTLFRMIIGKEQPDEGQVSVERGVTIGYFSQDVGDMDGMSAVAEVMEGAGPVSAVAAEMRKLEAAMADPDRADEMDEIIERYGEAQHRFEELDGYALDGRAREVLDGLGFSQEMMDGDVAKLSGGWKMRVALARILLMRPDVMLLDEPSNHLDLESLIWLEQFLKNYDGALLMTSHDREFMNRIVNKIIEIDAGQLTSYSGDYEFYQQQRALADKQLQAQFERQQAMLAKEIAFIERFKARASHAAQVQSRVKKLDKIDRVEPPKRRQVVNFEFQPAPRCGEDVATLKNIHKAYGSRTIYSGLDFQVRRRERWCVMGVNGAGKSTLLKLVAGASEPDQGSVARGPSVKMGYFAQHAMELLDGERTVFQTLEDNFPQAGQAPLRALAGCFGFSGDEIEKKCRVLSGGEKARLVMALMLFDPPNLLVLDEPTNHLDMATKEMLIAALSQYEGTMLFVSHDRHFLAALSNRVLELTPDGVHTYGGGYTEYVERTGQEAPGLRS, from the coding sequence ATGATCCGTCTCGAAAATATCGGCAAGCAGAACGGCCGGCAGATCGTCTTCATCGAGGCCTCTGCCGCCTTGCAGAAGGGCGAGAAGGTCGGCCTTGTCGGTCCCAACGGCGCCGGCAAGACGACGCTGTTCCGCATGATTATCGGCAAGGAGCAGCCGGACGAAGGTCAGGTCTCCGTCGAGCGCGGCGTCACCATCGGCTATTTCAGCCAGGATGTCGGCGACATGGATGGCATGAGCGCCGTCGCCGAAGTGATGGAGGGCGCCGGCCCGGTGAGCGCGGTTGCAGCCGAGATGCGCAAGCTCGAAGCCGCCATGGCCGACCCCGACCGCGCCGACGAGATGGACGAGATCATCGAGCGTTATGGCGAGGCGCAGCATCGCTTCGAGGAGCTCGACGGCTATGCGCTGGATGGCCGCGCCCGCGAGGTGCTGGACGGCCTCGGCTTCTCCCAGGAGATGATGGACGGCGACGTCGCTAAACTCTCCGGCGGCTGGAAGATGCGCGTTGCGCTTGCCCGCATCCTCCTGATGCGGCCCGACGTCATGCTACTCGACGAGCCGAGCAACCATCTCGACCTCGAAAGCCTGATCTGGCTGGAGCAGTTCCTGAAAAACTATGACGGCGCGCTGCTGATGACCTCGCACGACCGCGAGTTCATGAACCGCATCGTCAACAAGATCATCGAGATCGACGCCGGTCAGCTTACCTCCTATTCCGGGGACTACGAATTCTACCAGCAGCAGCGCGCGCTGGCCGACAAGCAGCTGCAGGCGCAGTTCGAGCGCCAGCAGGCAATGCTGGCCAAGGAGATCGCCTTCATCGAGCGCTTCAAGGCGCGCGCTTCCCACGCGGCGCAGGTGCAGAGCCGGGTGAAGAAGCTCGACAAGATCGACCGCGTCGAGCCGCCGAAACGGCGTCAGGTCGTGAACTTCGAATTCCAGCCGGCGCCGCGCTGCGGCGAGGACGTGGCGACCTTGAAGAACATCCACAAGGCCTATGGCAGCCGCACCATCTATTCAGGTCTCGACTTCCAGGTGCGCCGGCGCGAGCGCTGGTGCGTGATGGGCGTCAACGGCGCCGGCAAGTCGACACTTTTGAAGCTGGTCGCCGGCGCCTCCGAGCCGGACCAGGGCTCGGTGGCGCGGGGTCCGAGCGTCAAGATGGGCTATTTCGCCCAGCACGCCATGGAACTGCTCGATGGCGAGCGCACCGTCTTCCAGACGCTTGAGGATAATTTCCCGCAGGCCGGCCAGGCGCCCCTGCGCGCCCTTGCCGGCTGCTTCGGCTTTTCCGGCGATGAGATCGAGAAGAAATGCCGCGTGCTGTCAGGCGGCGAGAAGGCGCGGCTGGTGATGGCGCTGATGCTGTTCGACCCGCCCAACCTCCTTGTGCTCGATGAGCCGACCAACCACTTGGACATGGCGACCAAGGAAATGCTGATCGCAGCACTGTCGCAATACGAAGGCACGATGCTGTTCGTCTCGCACGACCGCCATTTTCTCGCCGCTCTGTCGAACCGCGTGCTGGAGCTGACGCCGGACGGCGTCCACACCTATGGCGGCGGTTATACGGAATATGTCGAGCGCACCGGCCAGGAAGCGCCAGGTTTGAGAAGCTGA
- a CDS encoding 2OG-Fe(II) oxygenase: MTIHSISARRAGRSAEARVAAQDWRALVSELNSHGCAVMPGLFTPEECAEIAGLYPHEEHFRSHVVMARHGFGKGEYRYFRYPLPDLIDGLRTALYPQLAAVANDWNERMDVAQRYPADHAAFLKRCHDEGQTKPTPLLLQYGPGDFNCLHQDLYGALAFPLQVAILLSEPGEDFEGGEFVLTEQRPRMQSRAEVVPLKRGDAVIFAVHNRPVQGTRGHYRVNLRHGVSRLRSGRRHTVGIIFHDGK; this comes from the coding sequence ATGACCATCCACTCAATCAGCGCCCGACGTGCCGGCCGCTCCGCGGAAGCTCGCGTCGCCGCTCAGGATTGGCGCGCCCTGGTGTCCGAACTGAACAGCCACGGCTGCGCCGTCATGCCCGGCCTGTTTACGCCCGAGGAATGCGCCGAGATCGCCGGCCTCTATCCGCATGAGGAGCATTTCCGTAGCCATGTCGTGATGGCGCGCCATGGCTTCGGCAAGGGCGAGTACCGCTATTTCCGCTACCCGCTGCCGGATCTGATCGACGGCCTGCGTACCGCGCTCTATCCGCAACTCGCCGCCGTCGCCAATGACTGGAACGAGCGCATGGACGTGGCGCAGCGCTACCCCGCCGATCACGCCGCCTTCCTGAAGCGTTGCCATGACGAGGGGCAGACGAAGCCGACGCCGCTGCTGCTGCAATACGGCCCCGGCGACTTCAACTGCCTGCACCAGGACCTTTATGGCGCGCTTGCCTTCCCCTTGCAGGTGGCGATCCTTCTGTCCGAGCCCGGCGAGGATTTCGAGGGCGGCGAATTCGTCCTGACCGAGCAGCGCCCGCGCATGCAAAGCCGCGCCGAGGTGGTGCCGCTGAAAAGGGGCGACGCGGTGATCTTCGCCGTGCACAATCGGCCCGTGCAGGGCACCAGGGGCCATTACCGCGTCAACCTGCGCCATGGCGTCAGCCGGTTGCGTTCGGGCCGGCGTCACACGGTGGGGATCATTTTCCACGACGGAAAGTAG
- a CDS encoding OsmC family protein, producing the protein MSELKVRTRTTGALAVLPPGGLPVVTTPTGGTVDVVTAVSMPGFNPLDLLYASLAACMVLSARIAATRLGVTAQLGEVRAQVSGEKAKDEPSRVEKFIIRLDIAGDLDEATKQRIVKDAEDICTVSNTLRTSPELHAMLG; encoded by the coding sequence ATGAGCGAACTGAAAGTCAGGACGAGGACAACCGGCGCGCTGGCCGTCCTGCCGCCGGGCGGCTTGCCGGTCGTCACCACGCCGACCGGCGGCACGGTGGATGTGGTGACTGCGGTCAGCATGCCGGGCTTTAACCCGCTCGACCTGCTTTACGCCTCTCTAGCCGCCTGCATGGTGCTGAGCGCCCGCATCGCCGCCACGCGCCTAGGCGTCACGGCTCAGCTCGGCGAAGTGCGCGCCCAAGTCAGCGGCGAGAAGGCGAAGGACGAGCCGTCGCGCGTCGAGAAGTTCATCATCAGGCTGGATATTGCCGGCGATCTCGACGAGGCGACCAAGCAGCGGATCGTTAAAGATGCCGAGGACATCTGCACTGTCTCAAACACGCTGCGCACCTCGCCCGAACTGCACGCCATGCTTGGGTGA
- a CDS encoding acid phosphatase, producing the protein MIRSFLSLCLASTALASLATAAQAAPPGYDKIDTVVVIYAENRSFDNLYGGFPGANGLSNVSADQARQLDRDGKPLTELPPVWGGLTGKGVTPAVTEAQTAHLANAVFAIDDPKGFNENTGVVTHDLWHRFYQEQMQIDGGKNDKFVAWADSGGLVMGHYDGSILPMWNIAKKYVLADNFFQGAFGGSFLNHFMLACACVPVYPNADTSPVKDQIAVVEPDGVTLKVAGNSPPSALGGVPKFVNDGAITPDFHAVNTMQPPYQPSANKPAEGGDKALADPAQPTTLPPQHDITIGDLLTLKGIDWAWYSGAGRAALDGKNDKPVPNFQFHHQPFNYFAAYAPGTAARAEHLRDGGLGGTEFIKAIDDGKLPAVTFYKPQGNLNEHAGYADVSSGDQHLADLVAHLEKSPQWAHMLVVITYDENGGFWDHVAPPKADRWGPGNRVPAVIISPYAKMGMVDHTQYDTMSILRFITARYDLPVLPGIVARDKALRNNDQPPMGDLTAALDLTK; encoded by the coding sequence ATGATCAGGTCCTTTCTCTCCCTTTGCCTCGCCTCGACGGCGCTGGCATCGCTCGCCACTGCCGCCCAGGCGGCCCCTCCCGGCTACGACAAGATCGACACCGTCGTCGTCATCTATGCCGAGAACCGCAGCTTCGATAACCTCTATGGCGGCTTCCCCGGCGCCAATGGCCTGAGCAACGTCTCGGCCGACCAGGCCCGCCAGCTCGACCGCGACGGCAAGCCGCTGACCGAACTGCCGCCGGTCTGGGGCGGGCTGACCGGCAAGGGCGTGACGCCGGCCGTGACGGAAGCCCAGACCGCGCATCTCGCCAACGCCGTCTTCGCCATCGACGATCCCAAGGGTTTCAACGAGAACACCGGCGTCGTCACCCATGATCTCTGGCATCGTTTCTACCAGGAGCAGATGCAGATCGACGGCGGCAAGAACGACAAGTTCGTTGCCTGGGCCGATTCCGGCGGCCTGGTGATGGGCCATTACGACGGCTCGATCCTGCCGATGTGGAACATCGCCAAGAAATACGTGCTCGCCGACAATTTCTTCCAGGGCGCCTTCGGCGGCTCCTTCCTCAACCATTTCATGCTCGCCTGTGCCTGCGTGCCGGTCTACCCCAACGCCGACACCAGTCCGGTCAAGGACCAGATCGCCGTCGTCGAGCCCGACGGCGTGACGCTGAAGGTGGCCGGCAATTCGCCGCCCTCGGCCCTGGGCGGCGTGCCGAAATTCGTCAATGACGGCGCCATCACGCCCGACTTCCATGCCGTCAACACCATGCAGCCGCCTTACCAGCCGAGCGCCAACAAGCCGGCCGAGGGCGGCGACAAGGCGCTCGCCGACCCGGCGCAACCGACCACGCTACCGCCGCAGCACGACATCACCATCGGCGATCTTCTGACGCTGAAGGGCATCGACTGGGCCTGGTATTCCGGCGCCGGGCGGGCGGCACTCGACGGCAAGAACGACAAGCCGGTGCCGAACTTCCAGTTCCATCACCAGCCCTTCAACTATTTCGCCGCTTATGCGCCGGGCACGGCCGCGCGCGCCGAGCATCTGCGTGACGGCGGTCTCGGCGGCACGGAGTTCATCAAGGCGATCGACGACGGCAAGCTGCCGGCGGTCACCTTCTACAAGCCGCAAGGCAACCTCAACGAACATGCCGGCTATGCCGATGTCAGCAGCGGCGACCAGCATCTGGCCGATCTTGTCGCGCATCTGGAAAAGAGCCCGCAATGGGCGCATATGCTGGTCGTCATCACCTATGACGAGAATGGCGGCTTCTGGGATCATGTCGCGCCGCCCAAAGCCGACCGCTGGGGCCCGGGCAACCGCGTCCCGGCCGTCATCATCTCGCCCTATGCGAAGATGGGCATGGTCGACCACACGCAGTATGACACGATGTCGATCTTGCGCTTCATCACCGCCCGCTACGACCTGCCGGTGCTGCCCGGTATCGTCGCCCGCGACAAGGCGCTGCGCAACAACGACCAGCCGCCGATGGGCGATCTGACGGCAGCGCTTGATCTGACGAAGTAG